One part of the Deltaproteobacteria bacterium genome encodes these proteins:
- a CDS encoding flagellar biosynthesis anti-sigma factor FlgM: MPAQKRQQGQNVTTTAALPVERKESQVARSETRGFLRTEKISRIREQISQGTYQVSATEVAKAILRHGASRVSPKKKEK; the protein is encoded by the coding sequence ATGCCGGCACAGAAAAGACAGCAAGGACAAAACGTCACAACGACTGCAGCTTTGCCGGTTGAGCGCAAGGAATCTCAAGTTGCTCGCTCGGAAACGAGAGGATTTTTGCGAACAGAAAAAATTTCCCGCATCCGCGAACAAATCTCACAAGGGACGTACCAGGTTTCTGCCACTGAAGTGGCGAAAGCAATTCTGCGACATGGTGCTTCTCGCGTTTCACCTAAGAAAAAAGAAAAATAG